The Glaciimonas sp. PCH181 genome contains the following window.
ACTGGAACTGACTAAACGAGGCATTTACGGCGGCGCTTGCGGTTACCTGTCATTTGGCGGCGAAATGGATGTCGCCATCGCCATCCGCACCGGCGTCATCAAAGACGGCATGCTATACGTGCAAGCCGCAGCCGGAATCGTCGCTGATTCTGTGCCAGAAACCGAGTGGGAAGAAACCGAAAATAAGGCCCGCGCAGTATTACGCGCAGCGGAACAAGTGCAAGATGGTCTGGATGGAGAAATCTGATGCTGCTAATGATCGATAACTATGATTCCTTCACCTATAACCTGGTGCAATATTTTGGTGAACTCGGTGAAGATGTACGGACTTTCCGTAACGATGAAATCACGCTTGATGAGATCGCTGCGCTCAAACCAGAGCGCATTTGTATCTCGCCCGGTCCTTGCAGTCCTAAAGAAGCTGGGATTTGCGTTGAATTGCTGAGGAAATTGGGCGGCACGCTGCCTATTCTGGGCGTTTGTCTCGGCCATCAGGCAATTGGTGAAGCTTTCGGTGGAAAAGTCGTGCGCGCACAACAAGTCATGCATGGCAAAACCTCGCCGGTGCATCATACCGGCGTAGGTGTATTCAAAGATTTGCCTAGCCCATTCACGGTCATTCGCTACCATTCGCTAGCCATTGAGCGCGCGTCATTACCGGATTGTCTGGAAATTACAGCGTGGACCGATGACGGTGAAATCATGGGTGTGCGCCATAAGACGTTGGATATCGAGGGTGTGCAATTTCATCCTGAATCCATCCTGTCCGAACATGGTCATGCCTTGCTTAAAAACTTTTTGCAACGTTAGTCTGTTTTTGCAGCGTTGCACTATTAGCCCACGCCTTTACAGTAGTTAGTCGGACGTCCAATAAGTCCGGCTAACCTTACTGGTCTCCGTTGATTTCAGGATGCGATGGCATTGGGCTTGCCAAGCGCAATCCAACGTAAAGCTTCAAGAGGAACCCATGCCGATCACCGAACAAGAAGCGCTCTTGCGCTGTATTGAGCATCGCGAAATATTCCACGATGAGATGTTGCATTTGTTCCGCAAAATTATGCGGGGCGATATGTCGCCGGTCATGATCGCGGCGCTGACAATGGGTCTGCGCGTTAAAAAAGAAACCATTGGCGAAATTGCTGCCGCCGCGCAAGTTATGCGTGAGTTCGCCACCCCCGTCCCCACTACGAACACCGATAACCTGCTCGATATCGTCGGTACTGGAGGTGATGGTGCGCAAACTTTCAATATTTC
Protein-coding sequences here:
- a CDS encoding aminodeoxychorismate/anthranilate synthase component II, translated to MLLMIDNYDSFTYNLVQYFGELGEDVRTFRNDEITLDEIAALKPERICISPGPCSPKEAGICVELLRKLGGTLPILGVCLGHQAIGEAFGGKVVRAQQVMHGKTSPVHHTGVGVFKDLPSPFTVIRYHSLAIERASLPDCLEITAWTDDGEIMGVRHKTLDIEGVQFHPESILSEHGHALLKNFLQR